tatgaaaacttgtatactcgccaacatgcttttgttgactttattttaatacatattgcaggttgattgatcaagatacaagaaaacaagctaggatggttTAGAAACTCATTCTAGAAATAATCTATTGTTTGAATTTATATTTGATTGTTTGAAACTTTGTATTATCCTTTagaatttaataaaatgatttaatctatattgtcacatttagtgttatgttgttttgagcaatttatacgtctcatcccgatgtttccgccatcggttggggtgtgacagatatgcTGTAGCTACGACCAAGGCAAGGTGTCAACTAAACATATGAATATTAAGCAACTATATCTAACGGTGTCAACTATGGTCCGTAAGTTAATTGCTTAATAATGGCATAAATCACTGTTTCAGATGTATAAAATATAAGGGGTAAACACTTTGACATATTGAGGACCATAACTTACTCTTTGTTATTTTCGATATCAATATTATCTTTTTAAGACATTCTTGTAGAAAATATAGAGATATTAATAATTCATTTTATAGGCATAAAATTGGGATGCTACATGAGTCAAGTTCGAACTCAAACTTCCAGCTCATTGATGATTTCGAGTCAACTGAGCTGCCTCTTTAAAAATTTGAGCCACGCAAAGCTAACCTAGCTCGGTTCCGTTCGGCTCAGGAATAGCCTTATCATAATGACATGTTTCATATTATGACCCATTAGACTTAAGTAAGAATATCATTTCtaacaaaataaaatagaaaGAAATCTGAATGAAAAATTACAAATGATGACGTAACCTTTAAATTAGGCTTAACGTTTGGGCCTGGACCCACGTAGGATTGGCATGATAGGCTTCGTGTGTGTGTCATTTTAAATTTTAAGAAAACTAAGAAAACTAGCAATAACCTGAACGTTTAGAACATGTCTAAATTTAAAGAATGTTTAGAAATATTTGTAGTATAATTTATGTTCATGAAATGGCAGTTCTTAGTGAGGGCCAGACGGGTCCCCCGAACCCTCCTATTTTTTCATTTCATAATGTAAATTTTAGCGAAAATTTTCGGAAAAAAAAAAATGTAGTGTAAACTAAGTTCAAGATCCGCTAGTGTATTCATTTACACTTAACAATCAACATGGTTCTATACTTATAATTCTAAcaaaattttactaaaacaaaaaaTCCTATAGAATAAACCGCAAAGTGTCAATGTCAATTCAGTAACCAAGCTATGAATGAAATTTAAGGATAATGATATGGATATGAATTTATAGGTGTAACGTGTTATtaacaatgttttaaaaaccggtttttaagtcATACCGGGTTGGGCtctaaaatggttcaaccggttgaaccgggttgaatcgggcggttgaaccgggttactagttaaccctataaattccataaaatacaaattcttccaaaaaacaaTCCAATCTCAACTAGGATTTATGTAACTTATCATAATTTTATCTAAAAACAACTATTTTTATTGTAAACTATTAAGCATTTTAAGAAAATTGTTGTTagttataaacaatattgcattatACGAGGTAGGTAACAATTTCAACAACAATGAAATATTAGAATAGAAGGCACTAGATTAATTACCGGAAATATGGAAGATCAATATTACCTTAATCGGGTTTAACCGGCCTTTATCGTACCGGACTCGTGTCCGATATCCGgtttaaccggtataaccggccggttcataccggtatttaaaacattggttATTAATAATGGTTGAGGGGTGAGGCCTATGTTGGTCCCAATTGTTGGTCCAGATCGAAGTCACTGCCGACTAATAATATCCATCATTTTCATTTCACTCCACGTACAAGATAGTTAGCAAATCGTATACATTAAACATTATTAATGAAATGTATACTATAGTCTGTATATCAGTCACAACAACGGATGTTTAACATTGAATCCggttataaaataaatattttactAATTCTCTTATAAAAGAAAGatgtaaaagccaaaaagaaataTTCTTTATATCATACACAAAATTTTGATGTAAATAAAAATTGTGTTAGTCAAAACTCACATCTGAATTTGACACAAGAAATGCATTTCTTGAACATACAATTTAAGTATGTGTTATAAAAAACTATGCTCTCACTTTATGGTATAGTCTATACGAGGGTAGTTAGTGTTCAAATGGGTTTTTGTGTAAAAGCATAggaaggatgatgatgatgctcaaCAATTGTATAAGTTTGATTTTATAGaatggaatattggattttaataattccaACTATTCGTCGTTAGTCGTGAATAATCTCAACTTCAAAATAATCATTGGCAGTCCCAATTAACATATTAGtctccaatggaccctgactaacagaactcTAACGTTGTTAGTCTCCGGTcaccggaaaaacgtttttggccaGGAAACTTTTTTTATGCCGGAAAACTCAACCTTTTCggcccaaacctctttgtaaccttattacggacgtttaggaaccttttttctagtaaaagccccaattatCGGGGTTGccggaaaactcattttttgCTGGCAAACTTTTTTTTGGctggaaaactcaactttttagcCGGAATACTCAACATTTTTGTTCCAAACCTATTTAACCTTAGATCGAACCTTTAGAACCCTTTTTCTggacaaaaacttttttttccgGCGACCGGATACTAACGacattagggttctgttagtcaaagtctattggaggccaatatgttaatagttgggactgctagtggttattttttaagttggaaCTGTTGGCGATCAACAGCgaaaagttgggattattaaaatacAATATTCCGTATATAATTAAAGTAATGTTGAGTAGTTGCAAGATTTTTAGTTTGAATTTGAAAAATGAAATATTTTTGTTCAAGAAATGCTTGAGTTTGACTTTGAATAGGATACTTATGCTGGTCAAGGATGTATGGATGTAAGCAGTGTTGGAAAAATTGGGATTAATCGGCGACTAGTCAACAATTAATCGCTAATCGATCAACCACTGGTTATTTTTTAGGTAATCAGTGAAATAATCGCTAGTCGGCCTTAATCGGATCTAGTTGGCCGGAAAATCAGTTCTAGTCAGCCGGAAATCGGCCCTAGTCGGCCGGAAATCGGTTCTCGTCGGCTGGAAATAGGCTATCCGAGCGAGATTCAAGTCAGATTCCGATCAAAACCTATAAATTCCAACGATTAATCTTGCATAATAAAAAAATGGGTAGATGAAGGGTTAAAACATATCTatgtaaaaaaaatacatataaaaaactCAATttgattaatcccgattaatcgctagtcggtaccccCACCGCCCGACCAgcgcctagcgattcttacaacCATGGATGTGAGTAAACAAGAAGAGGAAGGTGTTGATGTTGTTAAAGGTATTGGAAGTGTGAATGGACAACATAAAGAATGTGTTGCTGGTCAAAAAGTTGACGATAAAACGTAATCAGAGAAGATAATGAGGTAGAATCAGTTGAAGTATACATGAGGAATTAGCCCGTAAACATTGATTTGGAGAAGATGAAGTTGACGTGTGGGGGTGAATGACTCGTTTGGCAGTTGTGCAGATGATTCAGGGAAATGAGCTTTCAATATTGAGAAGAAAGTTGATGAGAACAAGAAAAAGAGATATAACTAGCCTTGTGTGTTCACCTAAATttgttttcttttccttttttacAAATCTTTACACAATAGTGTAAACGTCCTTTACGTTTGTATGAAATTGCATGTTTCAttcttaacgtttcaaaatcacGTTGGTCATCCtttatgtttcatttttataACAAGTTTAATCATTTAGTTTAAATTCgtttttttttagttaaatcaAGGTATGTGCAAATCATGTGAATGCAATAAAAGAGTTGATTTATAAGGGTAAAcaataaaagtaaaaataaataaataaataaagttggtAAAGATTGATAAGTAGGTTGAGAAAGAATGGCACCTAACTCAACACAAGTGAAAAGCAATGTGATCTCCATTCATGAGTCGTGGGTGCACATATAAAGCAATTTCTGGGCAACTTAAGTGGGCTTCCTTTATTTTCCTTTTCCCACAAAGGactttttttcttcttctttttcttaatttcaaAGTAATAGTTTTCTTCCCACTTTTCATAATGTAAACAAATATAAAACAATATTAGTTGGTtgttaatatatattatattgaTTAATTATGTAAGTGTGGTTGTTTGACCCCTGTTTTATGGGTGTTGTGCGTTATTGAAGTTTatatttcaaaaaaatatatattatattttgatAATTTACTTAACTTTTCACAAAGTTGACACTTTATAAGATTatcaaaaaaattattattacTAACAAAAGTAAAGAAGGTTATATTAACTGAGTACATTATTTTTACATATAATATTATTTGAAAAAGTCTTTTCTAAACCACCATGAGAAAAACAATGATTACaggtttttatcaaccaatgtgGTATGGTGGATCTATAATGTGTAGGATCTATCGAGGTAGGATCTATGGTGGATCTATAATGTATCCTAAGTGTTTCTTTAAGGTTAAATAATTAATCAATATTCAAGTCTCATGTAACATGTATAATGTGTAGGATCTATAGAGGTAAGTATATGTCTATAAAAAACTATTTTATAAggaaatttttaattttagtcCATGTGGGTTGACATAAATATCTATTTTAGTccaatagattttttttttacctttttaaatcaaaagtttgaTTTTCCTATCAATTATAGTGGAGTCCACTAACTTCATCCAACTATTTTGTTATATggaaaatctttaaaaaaaaattcgaCTAAAAAACACATTGATATGAAATATATCATATCTTAAATCTTTACCGTCCACAAAGAAATTGAAAATTGATGCTAAGATATCACAACATTTGTTATTACTTGTAGAATAATAATAACTAGGATTAcaacccgccgcaatgcggcggggattctttagctATAACTAAGTCGGTCTAAGACCCGCACATTATGTTAACCCTGTCAAACGGGGAataaatagacgatgtaaaacgttcacccacacacgcatgttgcatcgtgttaactcgcaaaatttagaacgaaacgtaaaaacgttaagccaaagacacgcgttgcgatgtgttatgtcacaaaatttagaaccaagcataaagcgaaaaatttgcggaaaatgaaaactataaaggaacaaagttgaaagtaaaaaactTATGAGaataaattgcaaaagataaaaagttttgagttaaaagtcaaaaacaaatagttttgggttaaaagtaatatatgaaatacttttgggtgaaaagtaaaaaaaatcattttttttggaaaacccctaaagccaacgttacgacaaccatatgcataaccagtttttctttgaaaaacccacAAAGTACACATCACGTTGCAGCGGGGCGTAAAatggtgtcaaatagtactaatgtcacacaaccgtcatcgaccaccaacactgactcgacctaggatatgcgtgtttTGAAACCtttcaaacatggaaaaatagaggcaaaaacgttgaaccacacatgtacgttacgtcgtattaactcgaaaaatttagaactatacgtaaaacagaaatttgcgaaagatgaaaagtataagtgacaaaagttgtgaagttaaaattgcaaataatgaaaagttttgggttaaagttaaaaaaaacaaattatacagggtcaaaattacaaaaagtaaaaacttttgggttaaaaataaaaagtaaagtTTTTTTTTGAGTAATGTGCAAAGCATAATTTACAACTTGATATGCATTAAAAAGTTACTTCTTTATAAGGGTATAACTAGAAAAAAAGAagcattaatttgaaaaaaagGAAATTTGTGACAAAATGTTTGGGAAAGTGTTTCAAGTCTATGATTTTGACCCCCCGAATTAACTTTACGTGAGAAAACTATTAGTCAAAAAGAAAAATCTAGAAGATGTAACACAGCCACACCCACCTCACCTGATGAAATCCAAAAGAATAAATTTacagtttttatttttattaaaattaatacACCAACACTACTACCACACGCAATTAtaatttatattataataatacagTTTTTAGGCTCCAATTTCGCACTTGTTTTCGTCATACTTCAACTGCCATCTTACCACTTTCTCACATTAAACTATACATTTTCTCCATCCATTCCTGTTATTATCGAGTCTTGGTGCTAAGCAACCAGATTATCTCAGAGTATATATTTTAATCTGTTTATATTCTTTACCGGAGTGGGTGCATTTTACTTAATTAATTACCACCCAATTTCAttactttcttttcttcaatGAGTCATCAGTTAAAGCACCAAACTTTATTAATCTGAAGCAACTTATAATGGATCTGGAATCTGGGTTTCATCAGAATCATCAGAAGGTGAGATGGGTATGTAGTAATTTGCCAAAATACAAATTAAAAACACCCATTTGAAAATCTTTTGTTTTGTGTACAGAAACAGTCATGGAGGACAGTTTTGACATTGGCTTACCAAAGTTTAGGTGTTGTTTATGGAGATTTAAGCACATCACCCTTGTATGTGTTTAAAAGCACTTTTGCAGAAGATATTCAACACTCAGAGACCAACGAAGAAATCTTTGGGGCACTGTCTTTTATTTTCTGGACTCTTACTTTAGTCCCTTTGTTGAAATATGTGTTCATTGTGCTTAAAGCTGATGATAATGGTGAAGGCGGCACATTTGCACTCTATTCCTTGCTTTGTAGACATGCTAGAGTCAGTTCATTGCCTAATTGTCAGTTAGCTGATGAAGAATTATCAAGCTACAAAAAGGAAACACCTGATGATTTAGCCCTCACTTCTTTTGGGTCAAGACTTAAATCCACTTTGGAGAAACATAGAGTTTTGCATAAGTTTCTGCTTGTCTTGGCTCTTGTTGGAGCTTGTATGGTCATTGGTGATGGTGTCCTAACTCCTGCTCTTTCAGGTTGTTTCTTATTTCTTTAACTTTTTCGTTAATCTCAAATTTATGAcatttatttatgtatttttctGGGCTTTTACTAATTTTTAAATCTGaaatttgtttgtttttatgACAATTGATATCAAACTGTGAGTAAAATGGGtgcttttttttaattttatttttaattcaaTAATGATATTACCTGTTTCTTGTGAAAAGTATTAAACTTTTCTTTTGGGATTTTGCATAAATTCTTTATTTTCTATCAGCTAGATTGATTTGATGTTGTGGTGACTTTCGCAGTCTTCTCAGCGGTTTCCGGTGTGGAACTTGCGATGGCCAAAGAACACCACAAATGTAAGTGTTGTATGTTAATGAACTTGGGTAATCAAGGTCTCTATCATGTGAATGTGATAATAATCTTTGGTACTAAATTcttgggtcaagttattctacaaaggcttctaattgtaagaagtgtaagaagaatttatagagtgacaagtgtccaataacctaaaactaaacccactacatcaccaccaaaaacctaaacaccaacccccaccccaccaccacccaaaacctaaccacccccccccccccaccaaaaaacctaaaccccccacccacccccctgcaaaaaaaaaaaaaaaactatacctcaccaaaaaacccccaaaaaacctaaacctccccacccccacccccccccaaaaacctaaaaaaaacctaaccccccccccccacccccaccccactccccaaaaacctaaaaaaaacctaaacccccccccccccccccccccccccaacacaccccaaaaacctaaaaaaaatcctTCTTACATTTcttaaggtttttttttattattattttttttatagtgGGGtatttttgtgtagtgggtttttttaggttattggacacttgtcactctataaatccttcttacacttcttacaattaggatcctttgtatttgatcctaatccctaAATTCTTTAACAAGTTATTTGTCTTTAGGTTGTTggattatttttattaatatcaTGAAAGGAATATTGTCATACCAACTAAAATTCCTTCATGTCAACAACTTGTGAATGAAACTAGTTAATACTTCCCATCAAATAAAGTAGTAGCATAATCAGAGCATATTTCTCTTAATCCTATGAACTTGTGTATAAAGTAGCATAATCAGCATATTTCTCTTAATCCTATGAACTTGTGTATGAAACAAGTTAAGGCGTCTAATCATAGTATGCTTTATATAAAAAGTACCACAACCTTTATTATGTCAAACGAGTAAACCACCTGTAACGAGATTACGCACGCTTTAACCAAGTTGAGGGTTGTTTGGATGCAAGTTTGATTATATTTACATACATAACTAGAATCAGATAAATAATATGTTAAACACATCTTTAAGTAACGGATCACACATCATCCACCACTATAAGGAGTTCGGTCTACTTGAAAAGGTCATTTTTATGGAAGCAGTTGCCATCTCTCCATAATCTTATAAAAAAAAGAACCACAGATTGTTATTGTTTAGTTGCAATTTTTGCATATACAATGTTAACCATCTCACAACACGGGGACCCGCATTGGATCACTCGATTTCACTTACGCTTAGATTAATACGCATAATGATAAGAGGAATTTGTATGTTGTTGCAGATGTAGAAGTCCCTGTTGCATGTATCATACTGATAGCATTGTTTGCCCTGCAACATTATGGGACCCACAGGGTTGGGCACTTGTTTGCACCCGTTGTTATATTGTGGCTCTTGTGCATCAGCTCAATCGGTGTATACAATATTTTTCACTGGAACCCTCATATCTACAAAGCACTATCTCCTGTTCACATGTATAATTTTCTAAGGAAAACTAAAACCAGAGGCTGGAAATCTTTAGGGGGTATCTTATTATGCATAACAGGCAAGTTTTCTTTTATATTACACGCGCAATATTGTTTGTCTTGTAGGGGTAAAgttatcgttttttttttttgaaaattttgtcCATTTGTTCAGGCTCGGAAGCTATGTTTGCTGATCTCGGACACTTTTCACAGTTGTCTATACAAATAGCTTTTACATCATTCGTTTATCCATCCTTAATTCTTGCATATATGGGACAAGCTGCTTATTTGTCTCAGCATCATGTTATCGAAAATGATTATAAGATTGGATTCTACATCTCTGTACCCGGTAAGTTGCTTTTGAACGTTAATATTAAAACACGTCAAATGATGTATTTGGTTATTTGCTAAATCTCGCTTCGGGTTGGCTGGTTTCGTCTCTTTTTTTAGAGAATTTGAGGGTGCCGGTACTGTTGATCGCCGTACTTGCTGCAGTAGTTGGAAGTCAAGCCATAATTACCGGGACATTTTCAATTATCAAACAGTGTTATTCTCTCGGATGCTTTCCCAGGGTCAAAATAGTCCATACATCTTCAAAATTTCATGGGCAAATTTATATTCCAGAGATTAACTGGATCTTGATGATGCTATGCTTAGCTGTTACCATCGGGTTTAGAGATACAAAACGCATGGGTAATGCTTCAGGTATGGTGGTTAACACaagttttatttgattttgtcaAGTAGCTTCTATTGATTTCATGATGTATTAATCAGGTTTGGTGGTTATTACGGTTATGTTGGTTACAACTTGCTTAATGTCCCTCGTTATTGTCCTATGTTGGCACCAAAGTGTTTTTCTTGCAATTGGTTTTGTGGTGCTCTTCGGGACGATTGAAGCTTTGTATTTTTCAGCTTCTCTTATAAAGTTTCTTGAAGGGGCGTGGGTCCCGATAGCACTCTCGTTTATCTTCATGCTCGTGATGTACGTGTGGCACTATGGTACGATTAAAAAGTATGAATTTGATGTCCAGAATAAAGTATCGGTTGATTGGCTCCTAAGCCTGGGCCCTACGCTTGGCATAGTCCGGGTAAAAGGAATCGGGCTGGTTCACACGGAGCTCGTGTCGGGCATCCCTGCAATCTTTTCCCATTTTGTGACCAACCTCCCTGCTTTTCATCAAGTGCTCATTTTCCTTTGTGTGAAATCAGTCCCCATCCCACATGTGCGACACGAAGAACGGTTTCTGGTGGGCCATATAGGCCCACGAGAGCACCGTGTGTATCGGTGCATAGTCAGGTATGGTTACCGGGACGTCCACAAGGATGATGTGGAGTTTGAAAAGGATTTGGTTTGTAGTGTAGCCGAGTTTATTaggaagcaaaaagacagcactACCCCTGACGGGCTAAGTGCGAACGGGGAACTATACAACGATGGGGAGGCGATGACTGTTGTGGGAACACCTTCCACACACCTAGAAGGCGTGCAATTGCGCATGGACGACCAAGAGGTTCAGGAAATACGGGCCTCACCCATTAACCAAGTAGAGAAAAGAGTGAGGTTTGTGGTACCAGAGAGCCCAAAGATTGACGATGGTTCACGGGCAGAGTTACGTGACCTAATGGAGGCTAGGGAAGCAGGGGTAGCCTACATTTTGGGACATGCATATGTTAAAGCAAAAAAAGGGTCAAGCTTGGTTAAAAAAGTGTTTATAAATGTAGGTTATGAGTTCTTGAGAAGAAACAGCAGGCCGCCAACAGACTCGTTAAGTGTACCTCATGCTTCGACCCTTGAGGTGGGAATGGCGTATCATGTGTGAATATGACTtactaatatgtttttattttttttttttgtatatatttttgtgATCTAGCTATACCTAATACTATACATGAAGATCTGCGGCCTACACCTGCCATCAGTTGTGGACTTGTGGTGGTTGCGGTTTTTGGAAGTTTGATAGAAGAGATAGGCAGGTAGGCAGGTGGTGTTTTGTATTTTGGTGTAGTTTGTTGATGAGGAAATGTCCAAATCTTGAATCTGTTATTACATCCTTTAGATTAGATGATATAATAATCACA
This genomic stretch from Helianthus annuus cultivar XRQ/B chromosome 8, HanXRQr2.0-SUNRISE, whole genome shotgun sequence harbors:
- the LOC110871704 gene encoding potassium transporter 6 isoform X1, which codes for MDLESGFHQNHQKVRWKQSWRTVLTLAYQSLGVVYGDLSTSPLYVFKSTFAEDIQHSETNEEIFGALSFIFWTLTLVPLLKYVFIVLKADDNGEGGTFALYSLLCRHARVSSLPNCQLADEELSSYKKETPDDLALTSFGSRLKSTLEKHRVLHKFLLVLALVGACMVIGDGVLTPALSVFSAVSGVELAMAKEHHKYVEVPVACIILIALFALQHYGTHRVGHLFAPVVILWLLCISSIGVYNIFHWNPHIYKALSPVHMYNFLRKTKTRGWKSLGGILLCITGSEAMFADLGHFSQLSIQIAFTSFVYPSLILAYMGQAAYLSQHHVIENDYKIGFYISVPENLRVPVLLIAVLAAVVGSQAIITGTFSIIKQCYSLGCFPRVKIVHTSSKFHGQIYIPEINWILMMLCLAVTIGFRDTKRMGNASGLVVITVMLVTTCLMSLVIVLCWHQSVFLAIGFVVLFGTIEALYFSASLIKFLEGAWVPIALSFIFMLVMYVWHYGTIKKYEFDVQNKVSVDWLLSLGPTLGIVRVKGIGLVHTELVSGIPAIFSHFVTNLPAFHQVLIFLCVKSVPIPHVRHEERFLVGHIGPREHRVYRCIVRYGYRDVHKDDVEFEKDLVCSVAEFIRKQKDSTTPDGLSANGELYNDGEAMTVVGTPSTHLEGVQLRMDDQEVQEIRASPINQVEKRVRFVVPESPKIDDGSRAELRDLMEAREAGVAYILGHAYVKAKKGSSLVKKVFINVGYEFLRRNSRPPTDSLSVPHASTLEVGMAYHV
- the LOC110871704 gene encoding potassium transporter 6 isoform X2, producing the protein MDLESGFHQNHQKKQSWRTVLTLAYQSLGVVYGDLSTSPLYVFKSTFAEDIQHSETNEEIFGALSFIFWTLTLVPLLKYVFIVLKADDNGEGGTFALYSLLCRHARVSSLPNCQLADEELSSYKKETPDDLALTSFGSRLKSTLEKHRVLHKFLLVLALVGACMVIGDGVLTPALSVFSAVSGVELAMAKEHHKYVEVPVACIILIALFALQHYGTHRVGHLFAPVVILWLLCISSIGVYNIFHWNPHIYKALSPVHMYNFLRKTKTRGWKSLGGILLCITGSEAMFADLGHFSQLSIQIAFTSFVYPSLILAYMGQAAYLSQHHVIENDYKIGFYISVPENLRVPVLLIAVLAAVVGSQAIITGTFSIIKQCYSLGCFPRVKIVHTSSKFHGQIYIPEINWILMMLCLAVTIGFRDTKRMGNASGLVVITVMLVTTCLMSLVIVLCWHQSVFLAIGFVVLFGTIEALYFSASLIKFLEGAWVPIALSFIFMLVMYVWHYGTIKKYEFDVQNKVSVDWLLSLGPTLGIVRVKGIGLVHTELVSGIPAIFSHFVTNLPAFHQVLIFLCVKSVPIPHVRHEERFLVGHIGPREHRVYRCIVRYGYRDVHKDDVEFEKDLVCSVAEFIRKQKDSTTPDGLSANGELYNDGEAMTVVGTPSTHLEGVQLRMDDQEVQEIRASPINQVEKRVRFVVPESPKIDDGSRAELRDLMEAREAGVAYILGHAYVKAKKGSSLVKKVFINVGYEFLRRNSRPPTDSLSVPHASTLEVGMAYHV